One Cucumis sativus cultivar 9930 chromosome 1, Cucumber_9930_V3, whole genome shotgun sequence DNA segment encodes these proteins:
- the LOC101219981 gene encoding replication protein A 32 kDa subunit B, whose protein sequence is MYASQFDGNAAFSGGGFMPSQTTQAPDHSFSPAKNRDVQALLPLTVKQINDAFLSSDDKSNFVIDGVDVNNVKLVGMVRNRAGRITDVTFALDDGTGRIDCSKWVNEAADSNEVEGILDGMYVRVHGHLKSFQGKRTLNVFSIRPVTDYNEITNHFIESIYVHFYNTRLRKQQSSSMTTQPQMTNLSNTPMKVYQAPIANQYTGQAGGDSWKSLEQMVLDFLQLPSCDSERGAHRDVIAQQLKVPLEKLIPAMKNLEEEGLIYSTTDDFHFKSTANG, encoded by the exons ATGTATGCAAGTCAATTCGACGGCAACGCTGCTTTCTCCGGTGGTGGATTTATGCCATCTCAGACCACCCAGGCCCCtgatcattcattttctccGGCCAAA AATCGGGATGTCCAGGCATTGCTTCCATTAACAGTGAAACAGATAAACGACGCATTTCTGTCTAGTGatgataaatcaaattttgttattgatgGTGTTGATGTTAACAAT GTTAAGCTTGTAGGGATGGTGCGCAATAGAGCAGGAAGAATTACTGATGTGACTTTTGCGTTAGACGATGGCACTGGGCGGATTGACTGTAGCAAATG GGTCAATGAAGCTGCAGATTCAAATGAAGTTGAGGGAATATT GGATGGCATGTATGTCCGGGTCCATGGCCACTTAAAGAGCTTCCAGGGTAAAAGAACTTTAAATGTCTTTTCTATCAG GCCGGTGACAGACTATAATGAGATCACAAATCACTTCATCGAATCCATATATGTTCATTTTTACAACACCAGATTGCGG AAACAACAAAGTAGTAGTATGACTACTCAGCCACAGATGACAAATCTATCTAATACGCCCATGAAAGTATATCAAGCTCCCATTGCAAATCAA TACACTGGTCAAGCAGGCGGTGATAGTTGGAAGAGCCTTGAGCAGATGGTCTTAGATTTTTTGCAACTTCCTTCATGCGA TTCTGAAAGGGGCGCACACCGTGATGTCATTGCTCAACAGCTCAAAGTTCCACTAGAGAAGCTCAT TCCGGCGATGAAAAATCTAGAAGAGGAAGGCCTAATTTACTCAACAACTGATGATTTCCACTTCAAATCAACCGCCAACGGTTGA
- the LOC101210453 gene encoding AP2-like ethylene-responsive transcription factor AIL5 has translation MNNSSSSSSSSPPSSSNWLAFSLSNHPDSLSLFHPNPNPNPNPIPTDLSIFSPTVPKLEHFLRPPPPSHYSPHHSQICDSDLKTIAASFLRGPPTSHFPDQHFQHLHAPPPPPPTQPDTPPPPPPKKAVDTFGQRTSIYRGVTRHRWTGRYEAHLWDNSCRREGQSRKGRQVYLGGYDKEEKAARAYDLAALKYWGPTTTTNFPVSNYEKELEEMKNMTRQEFVASLRRRSSGFSRGASIYRGVTRHHQHGRWQARIGRVAGNKDLYLGTFSTQEEAAEAYDIAAIKFRGLNAVTNFDISRYDVKSIASSNLPIGGMSGAKSKTTSDSAASDGGSRSTDERDVHHSPPSSSTSTFISSSSQPNNNSSSTLSFTMPIKQDPSDQYWSILSYNPDAFNANLPKPDDNNVPVPLFQQPESTMFPAITELGSSGSGMTEGGMYVQQQQQYGTPMAFAKASFFQTPIFGME, from the exons atgaataactcttcgtcttcttcttcttcttctccaccttcttcttcaaattggcttgccttttctctttctaatcATCCCgactctctttctctcttccatcctaatcctaatcctaatcccAATCCTATTCCTACTGATCTTTCTATCTTCTCCCCCACCGTCCCCAAGCTTGAGCACTTTCTCCGGCCACCGCCGCCATCTCACTACTCTCCTCATCATTCTCAGATTTGTGATTCTGATCTCAAAACAATAGCTGCCAGCTTTCTCCGTGGACCACCCACCTCTCATTTCCCTGACCAACACTTTCAACATCTCCACGCGccaccgccgccgccgccTACTCAACCCGATACCCCTCCGCCCCCTCCCCCTAAGAAGGCTGTTGATACTTTTGGCCAACGCACTTCTATTTACCGTGGTGTCACTAG GCATAGATGGACTGGACGATATGAAGCCCATTTGTGGGATAATAGTTGCAGAAGAGAAGGTCAGAGTAGAAAAGGAAGACAag TTTACTTGG GTGGTTatgacaaagaagaaaaagcagCCAGAGCTTATGATCTCGCAGCTCTCAAGTACTGGGGTCCGACCACCACCACCAACTTTCCg GTGTCCAACTACGAAAAAGAACTGGAGGAGATGAAGAATATGACCAGACAAGAATTTGTAGCTTCGTTAAGAAg gaGAAGCAGTGGTTTTTCTAGAGGTGCTTCTATCTACAGAGGTGTAACTAg GCACCATCAACATGGCAGATGGCAAGCAAGAATCGGAAGGGTTGCTGGAAATAAAGATCTCTATCTTGGAACATTCA gCACACAAGAAGAAGCAGCCGAGGCCTATGATATAGCAGCCATAAAATTCCGAGGGCTAAACGCGGTCACAAACTTCGACATTAGTCGTTACGACGTTAAAAGCATTGCTAGTAGCAACCTTCCCATAGGAGGGATGTCTGGCGCCAAATCCAAAACCACCTCTGATTCTGCTGCTTCCGATGGTGGCAGCCGATCGACCGACGAACGTGATGTCCACCATTCTCCTCCATCTTCAAGTACCTCAACTTTCATCTCCTCGTCATCACAGCCAAACAACAACTCCTCGAGTACTCTAAGCTTCACAATGCCGATCAAACAAGACCCATCGGATCAATACTGGTCCATCCTCAGCTATAACCCCGATGCCTTCAATGCAAATCTTCCCAAACCGGACGATAATAATGTTCCAGTACCATTGTTTCAACAACCTGAATCCACAATGTTTCCCGCCATCACGGAGCTAGGATCGAGCGGGTCAGGGATGACGGAAGGCGGGATGTATGTACAACAACAGCAACAGTATGGAACGCCAATGGCATTTGCAAAAGCAAGTTTTTTTCAGACACCAATTTTTGGTatggaatga